From Primulina tabacum isolate GXHZ01 chromosome 2, ASM2559414v2, whole genome shotgun sequence, one genomic window encodes:
- the LOC142537907 gene encoding uncharacterized protein LOC142537907 isoform X2: MKPFTSLSSSSPCDHSLLPYNSKKRRHGGCMGKILRRILCINSISSPRPEEDEKEPPMACESDSSTPGIVARLMGLESLRSPVLKSFEPFRKPRLPDGRYHRMIPTYQEILEDENFFILAFESMDFHSGKRNQGSGVKCKKKGTRRGSSHEWEEENVGLSVEEMNNSCNSNPNSNARKREKKKKVKRDDNLTVIKPETEGSPQNSSPNSVLDFMESAPSHRSEDISRLKNSKLRRTLSEELENCTNPKEKTLFINKSPRSNVRAEKWFETRELAELEMIKSSWVCDGMSKNHHEHFQEIGKDLTSQILDQLLLEFIITFS; the protein is encoded by the exons ATGAAGCCCTTTACTTCACTCTCATCCTCTTCCCCTTGCGATCATAGTTTACTcccatacaattcaaaaaaaagAAGACATGGAGGTTGCATGGGTAAAATCTTACGCCGAATTCTTTGCATCAACAGCATCAGCTCACCCCGTCCGGAAGAAGACGAAAAGGAACCTCCAATGGCCTGTGAATCAGATAGTAGTACTCCTGGAATTGTGGCAAGGCTTATGGGATTAGAATCGTTGCGAAGCCCCGTGTTGAAATCTTTCGAGCCTTTCAGGAAACCAAGATTGCCAGATGGGAGATATCATCGGATGATTCCCACATACCAAGAAATACTTGAAGATGAAAACTTCTTCATTCTAGCCTTTGAAAGTATGGATTTTCATTCGGGTAAAAGGAATCAAGGTTCGGGAGTCAAGTGCAAGAAGAAAGGCACCAGAAGAGGGAGTTCGCATGAATGGGAGGAAGAAAATGTTGGACTCAGTGTCGAAGAGATGAACAATTCTTGCAATTCGAATCCAAATTCGAATGCCCGTAAAAGGGAAAAGAAGAAGAAGGTGAAACGGGATGATAATTTGACAGTGATCAAACCGGAAACTGAAGGTAGTCCACAAAATTCAAGCCCCAATTCTGTTCTTGATTTTATGGAATCGGCTCCGAGCCACAGATCAG AAGATATTTCAAGATTGAAAAACTCAAAATTGAGAAGAACATTGTCTGAAGAACTGGAGAATTGCACAAACCCCAAAGAGAAAACGTTGTTTATCAACAAAAGTCCAAGGAGTAATGTTCGTGCCGAAAAGTGGTTCGAAACTCGCGAGCTGGCCGAGCTTGAGATGATCAAATCGAGTTGGGTATGCGACGGAATGTCTAAAAATCACCATGAACATTTCCAAGAGATCGGTAAAGATCTAACCTCGCAAATTCTTGATCAACTTTTGCTTGAGTTTATCATTACTTTTTCATAA
- the LOC142537907 gene encoding uncharacterized protein LOC142537907 isoform X1, with protein sequence MKPFTSLSSSSPCDHSLLPYNSKKRRHGGCMGKILRRILCINSISSPRPEEDEKEPPMACESDSSTPGIVARLMGLESLRSPVLKSFEPFRKPRLPDGRYHRMIPTYQEILEDENFFILAFESMDFHSGKRNQGSGVKCKKKGTRRGSSHEWEEENVGLSVEEMNNSCNSNPNSNARKREKKKKVKRDDNLTVIKPETEGSPQNSSPNSVLDFMESAPSHRSAEDISRLKNSKLRRTLSEELENCTNPKEKTLFINKSPRSNVRAEKWFETRELAELEMIKSSWVCDGMSKNHHEHFQEIGKDLTSQILDQLLLEFIITFS encoded by the exons ATGAAGCCCTTTACTTCACTCTCATCCTCTTCCCCTTGCGATCATAGTTTACTcccatacaattcaaaaaaaagAAGACATGGAGGTTGCATGGGTAAAATCTTACGCCGAATTCTTTGCATCAACAGCATCAGCTCACCCCGTCCGGAAGAAGACGAAAAGGAACCTCCAATGGCCTGTGAATCAGATAGTAGTACTCCTGGAATTGTGGCAAGGCTTATGGGATTAGAATCGTTGCGAAGCCCCGTGTTGAAATCTTTCGAGCCTTTCAGGAAACCAAGATTGCCAGATGGGAGATATCATCGGATGATTCCCACATACCAAGAAATACTTGAAGATGAAAACTTCTTCATTCTAGCCTTTGAAAGTATGGATTTTCATTCGGGTAAAAGGAATCAAGGTTCGGGAGTCAAGTGCAAGAAGAAAGGCACCAGAAGAGGGAGTTCGCATGAATGGGAGGAAGAAAATGTTGGACTCAGTGTCGAAGAGATGAACAATTCTTGCAATTCGAATCCAAATTCGAATGCCCGTAAAAGGGAAAAGAAGAAGAAGGTGAAACGGGATGATAATTTGACAGTGATCAAACCGGAAACTGAAGGTAGTCCACAAAATTCAAGCCCCAATTCTGTTCTTGATTTTATGGAATCGGCTCCGAGCCACAGATCAG CAGAAGATATTTCAAGATTGAAAAACTCAAAATTGAGAAGAACATTGTCTGAAGAACTGGAGAATTGCACAAACCCCAAAGAGAAAACGTTGTTTATCAACAAAAGTCCAAGGAGTAATGTTCGTGCCGAAAAGTGGTTCGAAACTCGCGAGCTGGCCGAGCTTGAGATGATCAAATCGAGTTGGGTATGCGACGGAATGTCTAAAAATCACCATGAACATTTCCAAGAGATCGGTAAAGATCTAACCTCGCAAATTCTTGATCAACTTTTGCTTGAGTTTATCATTACTTTTTCATAA